One region of Desulfovulcanus ferrireducens genomic DNA includes:
- a CDS encoding OmpA/MotB family protein encodes MPRKQEECKCEEGLPGWLATFADLMSLLLTFFVLLLSFANMDIQKFQDMLGSIKDAFGVQVQRKQADYIAFSPSQFERKDISLDQNARLLLGMVLRIKAMLDEDRVLKKNVDVTPDDQGVLIRVNSGLMFEPGSAKLKPEAAKVLERVIKILKEYNFDLIVRGHTDDRPVRSGKYPSNWELSAARAAAALRYIVEKGGINPSRLKAVGYADTRPLVPNNSESNRAINRRVEFYYHRPKVEGW; translated from the coding sequence ATGCCCAGAAAGCAGGAAGAATGCAAATGTGAAGAAGGGCTGCCCGGTTGGTTAGCTACTTTTGCTGACCTCATGTCCCTGCTTTTGACTTTTTTTGTGCTACTCTTATCCTTTGCCAATATGGACATACAAAAGTTTCAGGACATGTTAGGTTCCATTAAGGATGCCTTTGGTGTACAGGTGCAAAGAAAGCAAGCTGATTATATAGCCTTTTCGCCCTCCCAATTTGAGCGTAAGGATATTTCTCTGGACCAAAATGCCCGATTGCTCTTGGGAATGGTCTTGCGAATCAAGGCCATGCTGGATGAAGATAGAGTTCTTAAAAAAAATGTGGATGTAACCCCCGACGATCAGGGGGTGCTTATACGGGTGAACAGCGGTCTTATGTTTGAGCCGGGGAGTGCCAAGCTTAAGCCAGAAGCTGCGAAGGTGCTGGAACGGGTGATCAAAATTTTAAAGGAGTACAATTTTGATCTTATAGTCCGCGGCCATACTGATGACCGGCCGGTTCGTTCAGGTAAATATCCGTCCAACTGGGAGCTTTCAGCAGCAAGAGCAGCAGCAGCCTTGCGCTATATAGTGGAAAAAGGCGGCATTAATCCCTCCAGGTTAAAAGCTGTTGGTTATGCTGACACCAGGCCTCTTGTGCCCAATAATTCCGAGAGTAATAGAGCCATAAATCGGCGAGTAGAGTTTTACTATCATCGACCTAAGGTTGAAGGTTGGTAA